The following nucleotide sequence is from Ktedonobacterales bacterium.
AAAGAATCTTGCCGCCCTGCGCCCGTGTCTGGCGCATCTGGCGGGCCACTTCCTGAATTGCCAGCACCTTCGTGCGCTCGGAACTGACCTCGCTCTGCATAAAGGCAAAGAACTCGCGGTGACGCGCCCGCTCCAGCGGGATCACCTGAATGCCGCCGTGACCAACCACCACCTCATCCCCCACATGCACCTCGTGCATCGGGCAGCAGACCGCCCGGCCCGCTCCGCGATCAACGACGATAGCCACATCCATCTCGATACGCTCGACATCTATCCAGCGGCCATTTACCCGCACCTGCGTCGGCAGATTCGTCGTCGAATAGAAATCATCCGGCAGCACCCCTGCCTGCTCAACGCGCTCCGTCTTCGCCTCCTGCTGGCGCACAATGGTCGCGCCAAGCTGCTGAAGCTCGGAGAGCAGCGCCTGCAATATCTCGTCATCGGGGGCAATCACCTGCATCCGCGCGTAGCTCTGCTCGTCCTTGCGGCGGCCCACGCGCATCTCCTCCACCTCAAAGTTGCCCCCCAGGTCCATAATCGTATCCCACACGCGCGGCAGAATCAGTGAATCAATAATATGCCCACGCAGTTCAATCGTCTCCGTTGCCATAACATCCCTCACACACAAAATTGAAACGGCGGATAGGCGTTGCAGCGCCTACCCGCCGTCTGGTTCATTATCTGGTTGGCGGTTGCCCCCGCGCCTGGCCTTATTTCTTAATTTTCACCGCTGTGATGAAGTTTGCCGCCAGCGTCGTGAACTCTTCACTTTCATACGCCTCGATGTTCCCTTCATCACAGAGTTTGGCGATCAGCGGGTCAATGGGGATTTGCGCCAGCAGAGGCGAGCCGGTGGTATACACCAGATCGGGGCCGTTGCTGGGGCCAAAGACCTCCATCTGTTCGCCGTTGGGCATCCGCATATAGGCCATATTCTCGACTACGCCAATGACCTGACCTTTGAGTGTTTTGACCATATTGATGCACTTCTTGACGATCATCGTCGCCAGCAGCTGCGGCGAAGAAACGATCACCACGCCCTCAACCGGAATCGCTTGCATCACCGTCATCGGCGCATCCGACGTGCCTGGCGGCAGATCGATCAGTAGATAGTCAAGCTGGCCCCAATCCACATCGGTGTAAAACTGTTTGATCGCGCTCGAAATCATCGGGCCGCGCCAGACCACCGGATCGCTTTCGCGCTCCAGGAACATGTTCATGGACATGATCTTGATGCCTGTGCGCGAGCGCAGCGGGTCAATGCCGCCCGTCTGGCTCTTGGTGGGCGA
It contains:
- a CDS encoding P-loop NTPase; translated protein: MAEVITADMIIHDVVQKYPQAQKVFQNHGLPCSACHVGSRESVAGGARTHRLDVELLLADLNRAANGQPVLTEAKRAPTGRGIPLPMAGDTGGKIRHIVAIMSGKGGVGKSLVTGLLGVSLQRQGFKVGIEDGDITGPSIAKMFGIKGSPTKSQTGGIDPLRSRTGIKIMSMNMFLERESDPVVWRGPMISSAIKQFYTDVDWGQLDYLLIDLPPGTSDAPMTVMQAIPVEGVVIVSSPQLLATMIVKKCINMVKTLKGQVIGVVENMAYMRMPNGEQMEVFGPSNGPDLVYTTGSPLLAQIPIDPLIAKLCDEGNIEAYESEEFTTLAANFITAVKIKK
- a CDS encoding TIGR00300 family protein, coding for MATETIELRGHIIDSLILPRVWDTIMDLGGNFEVEEMRVGRRKDEQSYARMQVIAPDDEILQALLSELQQLGATIVRQQEAKTERVEQAGVLPDDFYSTTNLPTQVRVNGRWIDVERIEMDVAIVVDRGAGRAVCCPMHEVHVGDEVVVGHGGIQVIPLERARHREFFAFMQSEVSSERTKVLAIQEVARQMRQTRAQGGKILFVLGPAVIHTGAGKYVAELIRRGYVQVIFGGNAIITHDVESVMFGTSLGVNLTSGEAVEHGHRHHLRAINAVRRAGSLERAMELGLIREGLTYEALRHGVNLVLAGSIRDDGPMPGVITDMVAAQREMRRAIEGVEMAIMVASMLHAIATGNILPATVKTVMVDINPAVVIKVADRGTTQAAGLVTDAELFLRELVEALRE